A DNA window from Planctomycetota bacterium contains the following coding sequences:
- a CDS encoding sugar phosphate isomerase/epimerase, with protein MQLGFVTAILAELSFEEVLRFAADEGFDCVEVMCWPVGKAERKYAGVTHIDVNQLSPARVDDIGGLCDKYKVGISALGYYPNPLAADPAEAAAALEHLRKVIAAAPRLGLKNVNTFIGNDHRQSVEANFARFREVWPDVIQWAEAAGVFIGIENCPMLFSADEWPGGKNLARSPAIWRRMFEAIPSPHLGLNYDPSHLVLQMMDYVGPIYEFRDRLFHAHAKDMKIDRGRLNDLGAWATDVRPHWSVPKIPGLGDVNWAAWISALSDVDYRGPVCIEVEDGAFAADLEARKRSLRISRNVLRPLIG; from the coding sequence ATGCAACTTGGCTTTGTAACCGCGATCTTAGCGGAGTTGAGTTTTGAAGAAGTGCTGCGCTTCGCGGCCGACGAAGGCTTTGACTGCGTCGAGGTGATGTGCTGGCCGGTGGGCAAGGCCGAGCGCAAGTACGCCGGCGTGACGCACATCGACGTGAATCAGCTTTCGCCGGCGCGCGTCGACGACATCGGCGGGTTATGCGACAAGTACAAGGTCGGCATCTCGGCGTTGGGTTACTATCCCAACCCGCTGGCGGCCGATCCGGCCGAAGCGGCCGCGGCGCTCGAACATCTGCGCAAGGTGATTGCCGCCGCCCCGCGTTTGGGGTTGAAGAACGTCAACACGTTTATCGGCAACGACCATCGGCAGAGCGTCGAGGCCAACTTTGCCCGGTTCCGCGAAGTGTGGCCCGACGTGATTCAATGGGCCGAAGCCGCCGGCGTGTTCATCGGCATCGAGAACTGCCCCATGTTGTTCTCCGCCGACGAATGGCCCGGCGGGAAGAATCTGGCCAGATCTCCGGCCATCTGGCGGAGGATGTTCGAGGCGATTCCGTCGCCGCACCTGGGCTTGAACTACGACCCCTCGCACCTGGTGCTGCAGATGATGGACTATGTCGGGCCGATCTACGAATTCCGCGACCGACTGTTCCACGCCCACGCCAAGGATATGAAAATCGACCGTGGCCGGCTCAATGATTTGGGCGCGTGGGCGACCGACGTCCGACCGCATTGGAGTGTCCCCAAGATTCCCGGCCTGGGAGACGTGAACTGGGCGGCCTGGATTTCGGCCTTGAGCGATGTGGATTATCGTGGACCCGTGTGCATTGAGGTCGAGGATGGCGCGTTCGCCGCCGACCTTGAAGCTCGTAAACGATCGCTGCGAATCAGCCGCAACGTGCTGCGACCGCTGATCGGATGA
- a CDS encoding efflux RND transporter periplasmic adaptor subunit, with protein sequence MCTVSGSSLPTIHPDLVVKPFSANGEYVVKHRRLGTYHRLGEFEYFLLLQLDGNKSGREVRAAFAQQFAEPLSREELNDFITLVGKQGLLANSQAEATPANAGDDDEDVTTPTGKKSQHILNFRYSVFDPDTLFNWLEPQVRFVWTRGFLLLSLVTIGLAGMVAWQNHTQLTADLTRNLRWETAVMIWLTIVAVTLLHEFAHGLTCKHYGGEVHELGVLVMFFTPCFYCNVSDAWIIPERWKRLLITAAGAYLDLCLWAVGVFVWRVTLPGSPVNFLAWVIITVCGTRTLFNFNPLMKLDGYYLLSDWCQVPNLRKQAREYRTAWLRWFLWGAQRPAAVASGRLLLIYGLITWTFSVVFLDAMLLGLFKFLGARWGWVGILGASWLAYMVLTRLFRGLFAGEVIKMLKNRKLRTATWGVGLAAVAAAMIGLSFENRSSGNFQVRPAQRVEVRAMVAGFLREVNCEEGDKINAGATLVRLEIPDLESQITQKYAQITESQANLKKLLAGPRKEEVREARLKVERVKAWRDLAEQDLHRAKLSLNEELVRLEGQIAQFQAEHSYSLQSLAQAKMLYERGAMAGQQYLAEKKKADIAQLQLDQVRAQKRAREAVGTTDSGAALAGRTKELADTEMALKLLEVGTRPEEIDAEKARLARLEEELKFLTDTRAKLAVNSPIKGLITTARMKEKIGQYLEKGALICVVEDSTGLEAEIALAEQDVTGVEPGQDVELKARALPFRTFLATVERVAPRANTVEGAPQGTITVYCRLHHGDEDLLAGMTGMGRIFRGKESLGNIACERAVRYFRTEFWW encoded by the coding sequence ATGTGTACCGTTTCCGGATCGTCGCTGCCGACGATCCACCCAGACCTGGTCGTCAAGCCGTTCAGTGCCAATGGCGAATACGTCGTCAAGCACCGCCGGCTGGGCACGTACCACCGGCTGGGCGAGTTCGAATACTTTCTGTTGCTGCAACTCGACGGCAACAAGTCGGGCCGCGAAGTTCGCGCGGCCTTTGCCCAGCAGTTCGCCGAACCGCTGTCGCGCGAAGAGCTGAACGACTTCATCACGCTGGTCGGCAAGCAGGGCCTGCTGGCCAATTCACAGGCTGAGGCCACCCCGGCGAATGCTGGCGACGATGACGAAGACGTCACCACGCCGACGGGCAAGAAGAGCCAGCACATTCTGAACTTCCGGTACAGCGTCTTCGATCCCGACACGCTGTTCAACTGGCTGGAACCGCAGGTGCGGTTCGTCTGGACACGCGGCTTCTTGCTGCTGAGCCTGGTGACGATCGGGCTGGCCGGCATGGTCGCCTGGCAAAACCATACGCAACTCACGGCCGACCTAACGCGCAATCTGCGGTGGGAAACGGCTGTGATGATCTGGTTAACGATCGTCGCGGTCACGCTGCTGCACGAGTTTGCTCACGGCCTGACCTGCAAGCACTACGGCGGCGAAGTCCACGAACTGGGCGTGCTGGTGATGTTCTTCACGCCTTGCTTTTACTGCAATGTTTCGGACGCCTGGATCATTCCCGAACGCTGGAAGCGGTTGCTGATCACCGCGGCCGGCGCTTACTTGGACCTGTGCTTGTGGGCGGTCGGCGTGTTCGTCTGGCGGGTGACGTTGCCCGGCAGCCCGGTGAACTTTCTGGCCTGGGTGATCATCACCGTCTGCGGCACGCGGACGCTGTTCAACTTCAATCCGCTGATGAAGCTCGACGGTTACTACCTGTTGAGCGACTGGTGCCAGGTTCCGAACTTGCGGAAGCAGGCTCGCGAGTACCGCACCGCCTGGCTGCGTTGGTTCCTGTGGGGCGCCCAGCGCCCCGCCGCCGTGGCCTCCGGCCGGCTGCTGTTGATCTACGGGCTCATCACCTGGACCTTCTCGGTGGTGTTCCTCGACGCGATGTTGCTCGGCTTGTTCAAGTTCCTGGGGGCTCGTTGGGGATGGGTCGGCATCCTCGGAGCATCCTGGTTGGCATATATGGTGTTGACACGACTGTTTCGCGGACTCTTTGCAGGTGAGGTGATCAAAATGTTGAAGAATCGCAAGCTTCGTACGGCGACCTGGGGCGTTGGTCTGGCGGCCGTGGCCGCGGCCATGATTGGTCTGAGCTTTGAAAACCGCAGCTCGGGCAATTTTCAGGTGCGGCCAGCTCAGCGTGTGGAAGTGCGGGCCATGGTGGCTGGCTTCCTGCGTGAAGTGAACTGTGAGGAGGGAGACAAGATCAACGCCGGCGCCACGCTGGTCCGCCTCGAGATTCCCGACCTGGAAAGCCAGATCACCCAGAAGTACGCCCAGATCACCGAATCACAGGCAAATCTCAAGAAGCTGCTGGCTGGCCCGCGCAAGGAGGAAGTTCGCGAAGCCCGCTTGAAGGTTGAACGCGTCAAGGCCTGGCGCGATCTGGCCGAGCAGGATCTGCATCGCGCCAAGCTGAGCTTGAACGAAGAACTCGTTCGCCTGGAAGGCCAGATTGCCCAGTTCCAGGCCGAGCACAGCTACTCGCTGCAGTCCCTGGCCCAAGCCAAGATGCTGTACGAACGTGGTGCGATGGCCGGTCAGCAGTATCTGGCCGAGAAGAAGAAGGCGGACATCGCCCAGTTGCAACTCGACCAGGTTCGTGCCCAGAAGCGCGCTCGCGAAGCGGTGGGCACCACCGACTCGGGCGCCGCGTTGGCCGGTCGCACCAAGGAATTGGCCGACACTGAAATGGCGCTCAAGCTGCTGGAAGTCGGCACCCGTCCGGAAGAAATCGACGCCGAGAAGGCTCGTCTGGCTCGCCTGGAAGAAGAGCTGAAGTTCTTGACCGACACCCGCGCCAAGCTGGCGGTCAACAGCCCGATCAAGGGCCTGATCACCACGGCTCGCATGAAGGAAAAGATCGGCCAGTACCTGGAGAAAGGCGCCTTGATCTGCGTGGTCGAAGACTCGACCGGCCTCGAAGCCGAAATTGCCCTGGCTGAGCAGGACGTGACCGGCGTCGAGCCGGGCCAGGATGTCGAACTCAAGGCTCGCGCCCTGCCGTTCCGCACCTTCCTGGCCACGGTCGAACGGGTTGCCCCGCGTGCCAACACGGTCGAAGGGGCTCCGCAAGGGACGATCACCGTCTACTGTCGCCTGCACCACGGTGACGAAGACTTGCTGGCTGGCATGACGGGCATGGGCCGCATCTTCCGCGGCAAGGAATCGCTCGGCAACATCGCTTGCGAGCGGGCCGTCCGTTACTTCCGCACCGAGTTCTGGTGGTAA
- the nadB gene encoding L-aspartate oxidase — MWVPRYLTPFHPKRVPHHFTDVLILGGGLAGLRAALAIDRRMNVLVVTKDDLLQSNSNYAQGGIAGVIDPEDRFENHVADTLAAGGDLCDREIVELVVREAPGRIRELINWGAHFDEEAGGLALGREGGHSHDRIVHALGDSTGKEVMRAVIESARALPQLDTWQQTFTLDLLVHEGVCRGALVWNPAHGKTLVWAKQTILATGGAGQIYRETTNPAVATGDGLAIAYRAGAELRDMEFMQFHPTVLYIAGSSRNLITEAMRGAGAHLIDRTGRRFMADFDPRGELAPRDIVSQAIVTQMERTRHPNVYLDMSHLEAEKVRARFPGIAAVCAEFGIDIARDRIPVRPGAHYMIGGVTVDSHGRTTIPGLWAAGEVSCSGLHGANRLASNSLLEGLVFGAHAGEGAQLAAQQWPDDYRALSLENPPVRSPQEPLDPADIRNSLTALMWRNAGVRRERAGLLEARDSIEHWCSYALQRQFNNPAGWQLQNMLCVARLMIAAALEREESRGVHLRVDFPQLDNEHWRRHISFRRSENP; from the coding sequence GTGTGGGTTCCCCGTTACCTGACGCCGTTTCACCCCAAGCGCGTTCCGCACCATTTCACCGACGTGCTGATCCTGGGGGGCGGGCTGGCCGGACTGCGGGCCGCCTTGGCGATTGACCGGCGAATGAACGTCCTGGTCGTCACCAAGGACGACTTGCTGCAATCGAACAGCAACTATGCCCAGGGGGGCATCGCCGGGGTGATCGACCCCGAGGACCGCTTCGAGAACCACGTGGCCGACACGTTGGCGGCCGGCGGCGACTTGTGCGATCGCGAGATCGTCGAGCTGGTCGTCCGCGAGGCCCCGGGAAGGATTCGCGAACTGATCAACTGGGGCGCGCACTTCGACGAAGAGGCCGGCGGACTCGCGCTCGGCCGCGAAGGGGGACACAGCCACGACCGCATCGTCCACGCCTTGGGGGACTCGACTGGCAAGGAAGTGATGCGGGCCGTGATCGAAAGCGCCCGCGCCTTGCCGCAGCTCGACACCTGGCAGCAGACGTTCACGCTCGATCTGCTGGTTCACGAAGGGGTCTGCCGCGGCGCGCTGGTCTGGAACCCGGCGCACGGCAAGACCTTGGTCTGGGCCAAGCAGACCATTCTGGCCACCGGCGGCGCGGGACAGATCTATCGCGAGACGACCAACCCCGCGGTCGCCACGGGGGACGGGCTGGCCATCGCCTATCGCGCCGGGGCCGAGCTGCGCGACATGGAGTTCATGCAGTTCCACCCCACGGTCCTCTACATCGCCGGCAGCAGCCGCAACCTGATTACCGAGGCCATGCGTGGCGCGGGCGCGCACCTGATCGATCGAACCGGCCGCCGGTTCATGGCCGACTTCGACCCCCGCGGCGAGTTGGCGCCGCGCGACATTGTCAGCCAGGCGATCGTCACGCAAATGGAGCGGACCCGCCACCCCAACGTCTATCTCGACATGTCCCACCTCGAAGCGGAGAAAGTCCGAGCGCGCTTCCCGGGCATTGCGGCGGTCTGCGCCGAGTTTGGCATCGACATCGCGCGCGACCGGATTCCGGTTCGCCCCGGCGCCCATTACATGATCGGCGGCGTGACCGTCGACAGCCACGGTCGCACGACGATTCCGGGCCTGTGGGCGGCGGGCGAAGTGAGTTGCAGCGGCCTGCACGGAGCGAACCGTCTGGCCAGCAATAGCTTGCTCGAAGGGCTGGTCTTCGGCGCGCACGCCGGCGAAGGGGCGCAACTGGCCGCGCAGCAATGGCCCGACGATTACCGGGCGTTGTCGCTCGAAAACCCGCCGGTTCGCTCGCCGCAAGAGCCGTTGGACCCGGCCGATATTCGCAATTCGCTCACGGCGCTGATGTGGCGCAACGCCGGCGTCCGTCGCGAACGAGCCGGGTTGCTCGAAGCCCGCGATTCGATCGAACATTGGTGCAGTTACGCGCTGCAGCGACAGTTCAACAACCCTGCTGGCTGGCAGTTGCAGAACATGCTCTGCGTGGCGCGGTTAATGATCGCGGCCGCGCTCGAACGCGAAGAAAGCCGTGGCGTGCATTTGCGCGTCGACTTCCCGCAGCTCGACAACGAGCACTGGCGGCGGCACATCAGCTTTCGCCGTAGCGAGAATCCCTAG
- a CDS encoding TolC family protein, translated as MRTLRVAIIALPLALFTGCANQTRKLVSVGDNYRAAQTHFENALGPVQLPQVYNGPPPADPAQPPPTLPSDTPPTLQVGRPDAFEAWQVSLDDVLRTSMANSDIVRVLNSTSVTAGSTSSYDPQSAEANARAALAAFDPYLTSAAYYSRINQPSGEFFGPGIPEATRYNTAGVTSALVKPLVTGGQASIAYNPPVGYQYYPNGVGSFLNPLNTANVEYAFRQPLLRGFGTNVNKAPIRIAQLQADQSKWDFKANLLASIRSVCEAYWSLQAAHVALQTLDEIVPLMEEVVHLEEERLKAERSIVANVARARANLHNVRQQRLLAQSTVYERELRLRNLIGLPPRDGRYFVPTAAPVKAPITIDSRTVVANALAYRPDLIRQRLNIRTRELQLLVAKNAYLPQLDATGLYRMNGIGATQGQAIDQVFSSQFADYQTGILLNVPLGRRAATAGVQNAEIMLARERAMMRQAVHSAAHSLGDIIRQMEFSYRQYQEAEARWRENTVWLENERFRFQNPPPAVDGQDLLALMLNNYLAAMQSQYTAATDAATLLAQYNTQLVRLDEAMGTLAMSFNIALEGDAELSPRQAALLAADVYKFGLPVGPYYTDIPAKPSTRIPIPPNAMPGPTTQGYDLPPGDVGAGATQASTTTPAAPTPAQKEPGLTVNGLRRPPDLNEGLDSLPVLPEAVANPNAPRIHGLRNPTDFGNIEPPAPVNVAPDANSVPQINGLRPPTQQTLPEPVLPAPVAPPAANGPRVNGLYAPIETEPVSAPPPASTSNQGPRVNGLRAAAEPAPFASSIDASPLGPATARGPRVNGLRTASLAGDVISRPLATPAAPANVSGNRIHGLRSIEPSEPADSPETSPAVRPSGARINGLRGMPTNYDEPAAIAPRGPTDGHSYLR; from the coding sequence ATGCGCACCTTACGCGTTGCTATCATCGCCCTGCCATTAGCCCTGTTCACGGGCTGTGCAAACCAGACGCGCAAACTCGTCTCGGTTGGCGATAACTATCGCGCGGCGCAAACGCACTTTGAAAACGCCTTGGGGCCGGTGCAGCTTCCGCAGGTCTACAACGGCCCGCCGCCGGCCGACCCCGCGCAGCCTCCGCCAACGCTGCCGAGCGATACGCCGCCGACATTACAAGTGGGACGTCCCGACGCCTTTGAGGCCTGGCAGGTCTCGCTCGACGATGTGTTGCGAACTTCGATGGCCAATTCGGACATCGTCCGCGTGCTCAATTCGACCAGCGTCACGGCTGGCTCGACCAGCTCGTACGATCCGCAATCGGCCGAGGCCAACGCCCGGGCCGCCTTGGCAGCGTTCGACCCGTACCTGACCTCAGCGGCCTACTACAGTCGGATCAACCAACCAAGCGGCGAGTTCTTCGGTCCTGGCATTCCGGAAGCGACCCGCTACAACACGGCGGGGGTCACTTCGGCGCTGGTCAAGCCGCTGGTCACCGGCGGCCAGGCGAGCATTGCGTACAACCCGCCGGTCGGCTACCAGTACTACCCCAACGGTGTGGGCAGCTTTTTGAACCCGTTGAACACGGCCAACGTCGAATATGCCTTTCGCCAGCCGTTGTTGCGCGGCTTTGGCACCAACGTGAACAAGGCGCCGATCCGCATCGCCCAACTTCAGGCCGATCAATCGAAATGGGACTTCAAGGCCAACTTGTTGGCGTCGATCCGCAGCGTCTGTGAAGCCTATTGGAGCTTGCAGGCGGCCCACGTCGCCTTGCAGACGCTCGATGAGATCGTGCCACTGATGGAAGAAGTCGTCCACCTTGAAGAGGAGCGACTCAAAGCCGAACGGAGTATCGTGGCGAACGTGGCCCGCGCGCGGGCCAATTTGCACAATGTCCGCCAGCAGCGTTTGCTGGCCCAGTCGACGGTCTATGAGCGTGAATTGCGGTTGCGCAACCTGATTGGCCTGCCGCCCCGCGACGGCCGGTACTTTGTGCCAACGGCCGCGCCGGTGAAGGCGCCGATCACCATTGACTCGCGCACCGTGGTAGCCAACGCGCTGGCCTATCGTCCTGACTTGATTCGCCAGCGGCTGAACATTCGCACCCGCGAGCTGCAATTGCTCGTCGCCAAGAACGCTTACCTGCCGCAACTCGACGCGACGGGCTTGTACCGGATGAACGGCATTGGCGCAACGCAGGGCCAAGCCATTGACCAGGTTTTTTCCAGCCAGTTCGCCGATTACCAGACCGGCATCTTGCTGAACGTGCCGCTTGGACGCCGGGCCGCCACGGCTGGCGTGCAGAACGCCGAGATCATGCTCGCGCGCGAGCGGGCCATGATGCGGCAGGCCGTCCACTCCGCGGCACACAGCCTGGGAGACATCATCCGGCAGATGGAGTTCTCGTACCGGCAATACCAGGAAGCCGAGGCCCGCTGGCGCGAGAACACCGTCTGGCTGGAGAACGAGCGGTTCCGCTTCCAGAACCCGCCACCGGCCGTCGATGGACAGGACTTGTTGGCGCTGATGTTGAACAACTATCTGGCGGCCATGCAATCGCAGTACACCGCCGCCACGGACGCGGCCACCTTGCTCGCTCAATACAACACGCAGCTTGTCCGGCTCGACGAAGCGATGGGAACCTTGGCCATGTCGTTCAACATCGCGTTGGAAGGGGACGCCGAGCTCTCGCCACGTCAGGCGGCCTTGCTGGCGGCCGACGTCTACAAGTTTGGCCTGCCGGTCGGACCCTATTACACCGACATCCCGGCCAAGCCCTCGACGCGGATTCCGATTCCACCGAACGCCATGCCCGGGCCGACGACGCAAGGTTACGACCTGCCGCCTGGCGACGTGGGGGCTGGCGCCACTCAAGCGTCGACAACGACTCCAGCCGCGCCGACACCTGCCCAGAAGGAACCCGGGCTGACGGTAAATGGCCTTCGCCGGCCGCCTGACTTAAACGAGGGCTTAGACTCGCTGCCAGTCTTACCCGAAGCTGTAGCCAATCCGAATGCGCCACGCATTCACGGGCTGCGCAACCCGACGGACTTCGGTAATATAGAACCGCCCGCACCGGTGAACGTCGCCCCCGACGCCAACAGCGTGCCTCAGATCAATGGTCTGCGTCCGCCGACACAACAGACACTTCCCGAGCCAGTTCTCCCCGCGCCAGTCGCGCCACCAGCCGCAAATGGTCCTCGCGTCAATGGGCTCTATGCACCCATCGAAACCGAGCCGGTGAGTGCGCCTCCGCCAGCGTCCACCAGCAACCAAGGCCCCCGCGTTAACGGACTGCGCGCCGCGGCCGAGCCAGCGCCATTCGCCTCGTCAATCGACGCATCGCCGTTGGGGCCAGCGACGGCCCGCGGCCCGCGTGTGAATGGCCTACGAACGGCTTCGCTGGCCGGTGACGTGATCAGCCGCCCGCTGGCCACTCCTGCTGCGCCAGCGAACGTGAGCGGCAACCGCATCCACGGGCTGCGATCAATCGAGCCGAGTGAGCCCGCCGACAGCCCGGAAACATCCCCAGCCGTCCGGCCCAGCGGCGCGCGGATCAACGGTCTGCGCGGGATGCCGACGAACTATGACGAGCCGGCGGCCATTGCGCCACGCGGCCCAACTGACGGGCATAGTTATCTGAGGTAG
- the infA gene encoding translation initiation factor IF-1 has translation MPEKEEALEVEGTVTQALANTRFRVTIEGGHEVIAHVAGRMRRNFIRIVPGDKVRVELSPYDLTKGRITFRER, from the coding sequence GTGCCCGAAAAAGAAGAAGCGTTAGAAGTCGAAGGTACGGTCACCCAAGCGCTGGCGAACACGCGCTTTCGGGTCACCATCGAAGGGGGTCACGAAGTGATCGCCCACGTTGCCGGCCGCATGCGCCGCAACTTCATCCGCATTGTCCCTGGCGACAAGGTCCGGGTCGAACTCTCCCCCTATGACCTGACCAAGGGGCGGATCACCTTCCGCGAGCGTTAA
- a CDS encoding DUF1080 domain-containing protein has product MKTFLTTVSLLALALAAADENSFFNGRDLSTWKEPLGTWSVVGDVSLDSSAPKGFVVKPGTGVMLNSPAGKTVNLTSDAEHGDAIIHVEFNVPQGSNSGIYLQGNYEVQVFDSYGKDVIGVHDCGAIYERWDPARGKGKEGYEGHAAKVNACKAPGEWQTFDITFRAPRFDAAGKKTENARFLKVVHNGQVIHENVEMNGPTRGAKVPAEAPLGPLVIQGDHGPVAYRNLTVTKP; this is encoded by the coding sequence ATGAAAACCTTTCTGACCACTGTTTCGTTGCTTGCCTTGGCGCTCGCTGCCGCCGACGAGAACTCTTTCTTCAACGGCCGTGATCTCAGCACCTGGAAGGAACCGCTGGGAACCTGGTCGGTTGTCGGCGACGTCAGCCTGGACAGCAGCGCCCCGAAAGGCTTTGTGGTGAAGCCGGGCACCGGCGTGATGCTCAACAGTCCGGCTGGCAAGACGGTGAACCTGACCAGCGACGCCGAGCACGGTGATGCCATCATCCACGTCGAGTTCAACGTCCCCCAGGGCTCGAACAGCGGCATCTACCTGCAAGGGAACTACGAAGTGCAGGTGTTCGACAGCTATGGCAAGGACGTCATCGGCGTGCATGACTGTGGGGCCATCTACGAACGCTGGGATCCCGCCCGCGGCAAGGGGAAGGAAGGCTATGAAGGGCACGCGGCGAAGGTGAACGCCTGCAAGGCGCCGGGCGAATGGCAGACCTTTGACATTACCTTCCGGGCACCGCGGTTCGACGCCGCGGGCAAGAAAACGGAAAACGCGAGGTTCCTCAAGGTGGTTCACAACGGCCAGGTCATTCACGAAAACGTCGAGATGAACGGCCCGACTCGCGGCGCGAAGGTTCCCGCCGAGGCCCCTCTCGGCCCGTTGGTGATCCAAGGGGACCACGGCCCGGTGGCCTATCGCAATCTGACGGTCACCAAGCCATAA
- a CDS encoding sulfatase has product MKRFLESAISRLLMTLVVVGVATTVMAKQPNILWLVGENLSHDLGCYGAGHVHTPNLDRLATEGVRFTRAFATNPACAPSRSAFFTGMYQTTIDAHAMRSHRHDDFCLPAGVRPITQRLRDVGYFTANIKTAGGQRVGTGKLDLNYVNEGPIYNDRSDEWETLKSRQPFFAVVNAEESEYDIYDRQSAAKERVEWVGEREHVLYAKPDEVTPPPYYPDHRVVREEWARYLNSVSGMDARFGKVLSQLKADGLEDDTIVIFMGDNGRLEPRGIHWCYDSGLRVPLIIRWPKKVAAPPQFRPGTVDERIVSLIDVTATTIAVAGIERPAAMQGRVFLGERADPPRPFAFAARDRIDETSQRIRSVHDGRYHYLRTFSTGPTFASLNRYKEKCFPIMGVMRELHAHGQLQGFPLELMQRTGPCEELYDTQQDPHEVHNLLSSSRPEHQQALARLRPALDAWIVESGDRGAIPEPASVVAEAAAEMDRWFGTPAWYRNSVKN; this is encoded by the coding sequence ATGAAGCGTTTTCTAGAGTCAGCGATCTCTCGGTTGTTGATGACGCTCGTCGTGGTCGGCGTGGCGACGACGGTGATGGCGAAGCAGCCCAACATCTTGTGGCTGGTCGGTGAAAACCTCAGCCATGACCTGGGCTGCTATGGGGCTGGGCACGTTCACACGCCGAATCTCGATCGCTTGGCCACCGAAGGGGTGCGATTCACGCGCGCGTTTGCCACGAACCCGGCGTGCGCTCCCAGCCGTTCCGCCTTCTTTACCGGAATGTACCAGACGACCATCGACGCACACGCCATGCGGTCTCATCGCCACGACGACTTCTGCTTGCCGGCCGGCGTGCGACCGATCACCCAGCGGTTGCGCGATGTCGGCTACTTCACGGCCAACATCAAGACCGCCGGTGGGCAGCGCGTCGGGACCGGCAAGCTCGACTTGAACTACGTCAACGAAGGCCCGATCTACAACGATCGCTCCGACGAGTGGGAGACGCTGAAGTCGCGCCAGCCGTTCTTTGCCGTAGTGAACGCCGAAGAATCGGAATACGACATCTACGACCGCCAGAGCGCCGCGAAAGAGCGCGTCGAATGGGTCGGCGAGCGCGAACATGTGCTCTACGCCAAGCCTGACGAGGTCACGCCGCCGCCGTATTACCCCGATCATAGAGTCGTGCGCGAAGAGTGGGCGCGCTACTTGAACTCGGTCTCGGGCATGGACGCCCGGTTTGGCAAGGTATTGTCGCAACTGAAGGCCGACGGGCTTGAAGACGACACGATTGTCATCTTCATGGGTGACAACGGTCGCTTGGAGCCGCGCGGCATTCACTGGTGCTATGACAGCGGGCTGCGCGTGCCGCTGATCATCCGCTGGCCGAAGAAGGTTGCCGCGCCGCCGCAGTTTCGCCCCGGCACGGTGGACGAACGCATCGTCAGCTTGATCGACGTGACGGCCACCACCATTGCCGTGGCTGGCATCGAACGCCCGGCGGCAATGCAAGGCCGCGTTTTCTTGGGCGAGCGCGCCGATCCGCCGCGCCCGTTCGCGTTTGCGGCGCGCGACCGGATCGACGAAACGTCGCAGCGCATCCGCTCGGTGCATGACGGGCGGTATCACTACCTTCGCACGTTTTCAACCGGCCCCACGTTCGCTTCCTTGAATCGCTACAAGGAAAAATGCTTCCCCATCATGGGTGTGATGCGTGAGCTGCACGCCCACGGTCAGTTGCAGGGCTTTCCCTTGGAACTGATGCAGCGAACCGGCCCCTGTGAAGAGTTGTACGACACACAGCAAGATCCCCACGAGGTGCATAACTTGCTGTCGTCGTCACGGCCGGAACATCAGCAGGCCCTGGCGCGACTGCGGCCGGCGCTCGACGCCTGGATTGTCGAAAGCGGCGATCGTGGCGCCATCCCCGAGCCCGCGTCGGTCGTGGCCGAGGCGGCCGCCGAGATGGACCGCTGGTTCGGCACGCCGGCGTGGTATCGGAACAGCGTCAAAAATTGA